One genomic segment of Paenibacillus durus includes these proteins:
- a CDS encoding ABC transporter permease, giving the protein MLAPALILTLIFKYGPMYGAIIAFKDFSPIKGIMGSEWVGFYNFEKFLSSPNFTVIFMNTLKLSLFGLILGFPVPILLALMLNQVRRAGVKKNIQLLLYAPNFISVVVVVGMLFIFLSPTGPINQLFNLFTDEPIMFMSRPEYFRWIYILSDIWTGAGWASIIYVAALANVDPELHNAANLDGANLLQRIRHIDLPTIRPIMAIVFILAAGGIMSIGFEKAYLLQTTTNLPAAEIIPTYVYKIGLQSGDYAYSSAVGLFNSVINVIMLLTVNFIVKKLNEGEGLY; this is encoded by the coding sequence ATGCTCGCACCGGCTCTGATCCTGACCCTTATTTTTAAATACGGACCTATGTATGGTGCAATTATTGCCTTTAAAGATTTCAGCCCGATTAAAGGAATTATGGGAAGTGAATGGGTAGGTTTTTATAACTTTGAGAAATTCCTATCTTCCCCTAATTTTACAGTTATATTTATGAATACGCTTAAATTAAGTCTTTTTGGTTTGATTTTGGGCTTCCCCGTTCCCATCCTGCTGGCCTTGATGCTGAATCAGGTGCGTAGAGCTGGAGTCAAAAAGAACATCCAATTATTGCTGTACGCCCCTAACTTTATTTCCGTCGTAGTCGTGGTTGGGATGCTGTTTATCTTCTTGTCCCCAACAGGACCAATCAACCAGCTGTTTAACTTGTTTACCGATGAACCGATTATGTTCATGTCTCGTCCGGAGTACTTCCGGTGGATCTATATTCTTTCGGATATTTGGACGGGTGCGGGCTGGGCCTCAATTATCTATGTGGCGGCTCTTGCCAACGTTGATCCGGAACTACATAATGCAGCAAATCTGGATGGTGCTAATCTTCTTCAAAGAATACGTCATATTGATCTTCCAACCATTCGTCCGATTATGGCCATTGTCTTTATCCTTGCTGCGGGCGGCATCATGTCGATTGGATTTGAAAAGGCATATCTATTGCAAACGACAACGAACCTGCCGGCAGCTGAGATTATTCCGACTTACGTTTACAAAATTGGTTTGCAGTCAGGCGACTACGCATACTCATCCGCAGTAGGGTTGTTTAACTCTGTCATCAACGTCATCATGCTTCTCACGGTTAACTTCATTGTGAAGAAACTGAATGAGGGTGAAGGTCTTTACTAA
- a CDS encoding ABC transporter permease, which yields MKYLKYVGALLFAFIVYTFLYLPILVTILFSFNESKVQVLPIKKLTFEWYRGLFSNTELWVAAKNSLLVSLPATLCAIVFGTLAAYLFQRYRIRGGSFLQFLILLPYILPGIIIGTSLNLLFKFLQVDASLMTVIIGHITFITPVVMFLVMDRLKRFDRNLEFASMDLGASPMRTFLLITLPNIKGAVLAGALLGLTISFDEVIVSFFLIGTDNTLPMLIWSMIRHGYSPQINAVYTLIVLFSLGLIAIAGSRLFAQRNSKAITEE from the coding sequence ATGAAGTATTTGAAATATGTGGGGGCGCTGCTATTTGCGTTCATCGTATACACCTTCTTGTATCTTCCGATTCTGGTGACGATCCTGTTCTCCTTCAATGAATCGAAAGTCCAGGTGCTCCCGATCAAGAAGCTGACATTCGAATGGTACAGGGGGTTGTTCTCGAATACGGAGCTCTGGGTTGCCGCGAAAAACAGTTTATTGGTTAGCCTGCCTGCCACGTTGTGCGCCATTGTATTTGGTACACTGGCGGCCTACTTGTTTCAGCGGTACCGGATACGCGGGGGATCATTCCTGCAATTTTTGATTCTTCTTCCGTACATTTTACCGGGAATTATTATTGGGACATCGCTCAATCTGCTGTTCAAGTTTCTGCAGGTGGATGCTTCTCTGATGACTGTCATTATCGGGCATATCACGTTTATTACGCCGGTTGTAATGTTTCTGGTTATGGACCGTTTGAAACGATTTGATCGGAATCTGGAGTTTGCATCTATGGATCTGGGCGCCTCGCCGATGCGGACCTTTCTGCTCATTACACTCCCGAATATCAAAGGCGCGGTGCTGGCCGGAGCGCTGCTCGGGCTGACGATTTCGTTCGACGAAGTTATTGTATCCTTCTTTCTGATTGGAACGGACAATACCCTGCCTATGCTCATCTGGTCCATGATCCGTCACGGCTATTCGCCGCAGATTAATGCGGTCTATACGTTGATCGTCTTATTCTCGTTAGGCCTGATCGCGATCGCGGGCAGCAGACTGTTTGCGCAGCGGAATTCGAAGGCTATTACTGAGGAATAA
- a CDS encoding carbohydrate ABC transporter permease → MIWLSKRRTIFFMLIPTMIVYIGYIIMPVLISFYYSLTEYTGIGAARFIGLDNFSRLLSDSLFWISLKNTLIVLAVALLLLLPGAFLLALLLNVKVKGGNAVKALNFAPSIVAPILVGLIWVFILDPQMGMINVILTKLGLGQLAQSWIGGKTLTPYSIGIVFTWQMIGFLATIFLAGLKMIPRDVYESSSMDGASKVQQMFRITIPMMNETVKINVILIITGVFKIFETVLLLTNGGPNHLSEVMVTYMYNVTFTSGEYGYGMAIATVTFLLTLIFSLVYMSLSRKSIEE, encoded by the coding sequence ATGATTTGGCTCAGTAAACGAAGAACCATTTTTTTCATGCTGATCCCCACGATGATTGTATATATAGGCTACATCATCATGCCGGTGCTTATCTCCTTCTATTATAGTCTGACCGAGTATACGGGAATCGGCGCGGCGAGATTTATCGGATTGGATAATTTCAGCAGGCTTTTGAGTGACTCTCTGTTCTGGATATCGCTTAAGAATACGCTGATTGTTCTGGCTGTCGCTCTGCTGCTGCTTCTGCCGGGAGCTTTCCTGCTCGCCCTGCTGCTCAACGTAAAGGTTAAAGGAGGCAATGCTGTGAAAGCGCTGAATTTTGCGCCCAGCATTGTCGCTCCGATCCTGGTGGGCCTAATCTGGGTGTTTATTCTCGACCCGCAAATGGGGATGATCAACGTGATCCTGACCAAGCTGGGACTCGGGCAGTTGGCTCAGTCTTGGATTGGCGGCAAGACCTTAACTCCTTATTCTATCGGCATTGTGTTTACTTGGCAGATGATCGGATTTCTGGCAACCATTTTCCTGGCCGGACTCAAGATGATTCCAAGGGATGTCTACGAATCCAGCTCCATGGATGGGGCCAGCAAGGTCCAGCAGATGTTCCGGATCACCATTCCGATGATGAACGAGACGGTCAAAATTAATGTCATTCTGATCATTACAGGCGTATTCAAAATCTTTGAAACCGTACTGCTGCTGACGAACGGAGGACCCAATCATTTATCGGAGGTCATGGTTACCTACATGTACAATGTAACCTTTACCTCGGGCGAGTACGGCTACGGTATGGCCATCGCCACGGTTACCTTTCTGCTGACCTTGATCTTTTCCCTGGTCTACATGAGCTTGAGCAGAAAGAGTATTGAGGAATAG
- a CDS encoding helix-turn-helix domain-containing protein encodes MILHQISPYIRVAMDNIVEGSWVIKERQLFDYELLYIMEGKVIVTIEDAVYEGVRGDIFLFRPKQRHKIKKVGKQRLRQPHIHFDFFYTEDSEKVKVSFRPIEEIEPEELAYFRPDIIDEMPVPLSSHLRLKNPVFIEKMLLDIIYEYETKMPFYEFKVKGLFIQLWTQLLRENYWSLNSHVETNMHALMHIKQYLMHNTNRKVSLDEIARMSGISKHYLVRLFQQAFGMSPIQYHQLMRAHAARHMIQFTADPLTIIAENMGFSSIHAFSRFFKTVEGKSPSYYRRKG; translated from the coding sequence ATGATTCTGCACCAGATTTCGCCTTACATCCGTGTAGCGATGGATAATATTGTCGAAGGTTCTTGGGTTATAAAAGAGAGGCAATTATTCGATTATGAGCTGCTGTACATTATGGAGGGGAAGGTGATTGTGACGATCGAGGATGCGGTCTATGAAGGCGTTCGGGGCGACATTTTTCTGTTCCGTCCGAAGCAGCGCCATAAAATTAAGAAGGTCGGCAAACAGAGACTCCGCCAGCCCCATATCCATTTTGACTTCTTCTATACGGAGGACAGCGAGAAGGTGAAAGTGTCTTTCCGGCCGATTGAAGAAATCGAACCGGAGGAATTGGCTTATTTCCGCCCGGATATTATCGATGAAATGCCCGTTCCCTTATCGAGCCACCTCCGGCTGAAGAATCCCGTTTTTATTGAAAAAATGCTGCTGGACATCATCTACGAATACGAAACGAAAATGCCGTTCTACGAGTTCAAGGTCAAAGGCCTATTCATTCAGCTCTGGACTCAACTGCTTCGCGAAAATTATTGGAGTCTCAACTCCCATGTCGAAACCAATATGCATGCCCTGATGCACATTAAACAATATCTAATGCACAATACGAACCGCAAAGTAAGCCTGGATGAAATCGCAAGAATGTCCGGAATCAGCAAGCACTATCTCGTCCGCCTGTTTCAGCAGGCCTTCGGCATGAGCCCCATTCAATATCATCAGCTCATGCGCGCGCACGCGGCCAGGCATATGATCCAGTTCACCGCTGACCCGCTGACCATCATCGCCGAGAACATGGGGTTTTCCAGCATCCACGCATTCAGCCGCTTTTTCAAAACGGTCGAAGGCAAAAGCCCTTCTTATTACCGCCGGAAAGGGTAG
- a CDS encoding ABC transporter substrate-binding protein, whose product MKNRFSIILMACLLILSLAACGSNNAPKNENASSGSGPITLSIAMHVANVKEQEPYMYGIIQKFQEKFPDIKIDLTGAETQEHVKKMKMMSQSGNLPDIFWMLPAPAKEMNQAGLLLDLTDFLKSNPEVTAGIDSQMVSDYQDGGKQFGLPYQALVTGLWYNKALFDQYKVKVPETYEELLAAAKVFKANNVVTIAKGSKDTFSTWAFLGMLTRYGFFDKIADIESGKEKFNNPDFLKLFNKIDELRVNGAFPENVSTLSYFQAVEMFTVGKAAMLDAGVWETKKIEGSPIAKTAGFSWGPTFSDGVGNQKIAMAVAAAPLVASAKVKDDPAKYDAVQKFFAFFYSQEGAAVMAENEAPPVVKYTGTVDKEKYPVYAEVISKLNEPGWERAKAQPDLVVSEAVANQLNDSIYGVINGIYKPEQALDLIDQKVAK is encoded by the coding sequence ATGAAGAACAGATTTTCGATTATTCTGATGGCATGTTTGTTGATTCTCAGTTTGGCAGCTTGCGGCAGCAATAACGCCCCTAAAAATGAAAACGCTTCATCAGGGTCGGGTCCGATTACTTTATCAATCGCCATGCACGTAGCCAACGTCAAGGAACAAGAGCCTTATATGTATGGCATCATTCAAAAATTCCAGGAGAAATTCCCTGATATCAAGATCGATCTTACGGGAGCGGAAACGCAGGAGCATGTCAAGAAAATGAAAATGATGTCCCAGTCGGGGAACCTTCCGGATATTTTCTGGATGCTGCCGGCTCCGGCCAAGGAAATGAATCAGGCGGGATTGCTGCTCGACTTGACCGATTTCCTGAAGAGCAATCCTGAAGTTACGGCAGGCATTGATTCCCAAATGGTAAGCGATTACCAGGATGGGGGCAAGCAGTTCGGGCTGCCTTATCAGGCGCTCGTGACCGGATTATGGTACAACAAAGCGTTGTTCGATCAATACAAGGTCAAAGTGCCGGAAACGTATGAGGAACTGCTGGCGGCGGCAAAAGTGTTCAAAGCCAACAACGTCGTTACCATTGCGAAAGGCTCGAAGGATACGTTCAGCACATGGGCTTTCCTCGGCATGCTGACCCGCTATGGATTCTTTGACAAAATCGCCGACATTGAGAGCGGTAAAGAGAAGTTCAACAATCCCGACTTTTTGAAGCTGTTCAACAAGATTGACGAGCTTCGGGTTAACGGGGCTTTCCCGGAAAATGTCTCGACGCTGTCCTACTTTCAGGCGGTCGAAATGTTCACGGTGGGGAAAGCGGCGATGCTGGATGCAGGCGTGTGGGAGACGAAGAAGATTGAAGGCAGTCCGATTGCCAAGACGGCCGGCTTCTCCTGGGGCCCAACCTTCTCCGACGGCGTCGGCAATCAGAAGATTGCGATGGCTGTCGCCGCGGCTCCGCTGGTTGCAAGCGCTAAAGTGAAAGATGACCCTGCTAAGTATGACGCGGTTCAGAAGTTTTTCGCTTTCTTTTATAGCCAGGAAGGCGCGGCGGTGATGGCCGAGAACGAAGCGCCGCCGGTCGTGAAATATACGGGAACTGTGGACAAGGAGAAATATCCGGTATACGCGGAAGTGATCAGTAAGCTGAATGAGCCGGGCTGGGAACGGGCAAAGGCGCAGCCTGATCTAGTGGTAAGCGAGGCGGTAGCCAACCAGCTTAACGACAGCATTTACGGCGTCATCAACGGCATTTACAAACCGGAACAGGCGCTGGATCTGATCGACCAGAAAGTGGCGAAGTAA
- a CDS encoding ABC transporter ATP-binding protein, with protein MINQEQAVVELRQVSKRFGNYEAIKDLNLSIRRGEFFSIVGPSGCGKTTTLKMIAGFDHATEGAVYLSGTSANHIPPYKRNVNTVFQNYALFPHMTVYDNVAYPLKLRKVPKNEIRSRVIESLKMVSMDQFLDRSPNQLSGGQKQRVALARALISKPEVLLLDEPLSALDFHLRQEMQRVLKHLQREVDITFVYITHDQGEALSLSDRIAVMKNGVLHQVGSPEEIYEMPQTSFVAGFIGKSNLIKGRMEGPTRFVSDAGLQAMTNEASNLSGEPHVYISVRPEKLRISKDDERYVNRLSAVFVEETYYGADRELTFREAGGTHILMKQQKDDGNVKFSEGESVDLFFRPEDAVIVKEWRS; from the coding sequence ATGATCAATCAAGAACAGGCTGTAGTGGAGCTGCGCCAGGTATCGAAACGATTTGGCAATTACGAGGCAATCAAAGATTTAAACTTGTCGATCAGAAGAGGGGAATTTTTTTCCATTGTGGGACCGAGCGGTTGCGGTAAAACGACAACGCTGAAAATGATAGCGGGATTTGATCATGCGACCGAGGGGGCGGTGTATCTATCCGGAACCTCGGCTAACCATATTCCTCCCTACAAGCGGAATGTGAACACCGTGTTTCAAAACTATGCCCTTTTTCCCCATATGACAGTCTATGACAACGTGGCCTATCCTCTGAAACTCAGGAAGGTGCCGAAGAATGAGATTCGTTCCCGAGTGATCGAAAGCTTGAAAATGGTAAGCATGGACCAATTTCTTGATCGTTCTCCAAATCAGCTCAGCGGCGGACAGAAGCAGCGTGTCGCGTTAGCCCGGGCACTCATTTCCAAACCGGAAGTTCTGCTGCTGGATGAGCCGCTTTCCGCGCTCGATTTTCATCTAAGGCAAGAAATGCAGCGGGTGCTGAAGCATCTGCAAAGGGAAGTGGACATCACTTTCGTGTACATCACGCATGATCAGGGGGAAGCGCTGAGCCTGTCGGACCGTATTGCCGTAATGAAGAACGGCGTGCTGCATCAAGTGGGTTCGCCAGAGGAGATTTACGAAATGCCCCAAACGAGCTTCGTTGCCGGTTTTATCGGAAAATCCAATCTGATTAAAGGAAGAATGGAAGGGCCAACCCGCTTTGTGAGTGACGCCGGGCTTCAAGCGATGACAAATGAGGCTTCGAATCTCTCGGGAGAGCCGCATGTTTACATTTCGGTTCGTCCGGAGAAGCTCCGGATCTCCAAAGACGATGAACGGTATGTTAACCGTCTCAGCGCGGTCTTCGTGGAAGAAACCTATTATGGCGCAGATAGAGAGCTGACGTTCAGAGAGGCGGGAGGAACACATATTCTGATGAAGCAGCAGAAGGACGACGGGAACGTGAAATTCTCTGAGGGAGAGAGCGTGGATCTGTTCTTCCGTCCAGAGGATGCGGTTATCGTCAAAGAGTGGAGGAGCTAA
- a CDS encoding ABC transporter substrate-binding protein, whose product MKRLKKSKVLAKAASVSVLASLVILTACSSSGGGGNAASEKQDPNGKITLNFITQSSPLAPADPNEKLINKRLEEKTNVHINWKNFTKDVFVEKRNLAVASGSLPDAIFNADYSDYELLKLAKNGTLIPLNDLIDKYMPNLKKVLEEAPEYKAMITAPDGNIYGFPWIEELGEGKERIQAVDSMAWINVDWLKKLGLKMPTTTEELKKVLTAFKTQDPNGNGQADEIPLSFINKPGAEDLTYLFAAFGEGENPDHAVVSNDGKVIFAPADEGYKSAVSYINELYKEGLIDVEAYTQDWSTYLAKGKAQKYGLYFSWDKANISGPNDSYQVVPPLAGPGGQINVTRTNGIGLGRGKMVVTSANKNLEATAKWVDQLYDPIQSVQDNWGTYGDTTQQNIFEFDEAKGMLKHLPLEGAAPVELRDKTSIGGPLAVLNSYYGKYTTVPDDAKGRMDIIKNIMAPHMKEDNVMPSVFNSIEELNRLTTIEADLFAYVLRMRTEWYQNGKVNEQWGDYQKELKRLGLDEWLKIKQDGYDRATKK is encoded by the coding sequence ATGAAAAGATTAAAGAAATCAAAAGTTTTAGCAAAAGCAGCTTCTGTCTCTGTACTTGCTTCTCTCGTGATCCTTACTGCTTGCAGCAGCAGCGGAGGGGGAGGGAATGCGGCTAGTGAAAAACAAGATCCCAATGGTAAAATAACCCTGAATTTTATTACGCAAAGCTCACCGCTTGCACCAGCCGATCCCAATGAGAAGCTGATCAATAAACGTCTCGAAGAAAAAACGAACGTGCATATTAATTGGAAAAACTTTACTAAAGACGTGTTTGTTGAAAAAAGAAACCTGGCAGTCGCAAGCGGCTCTCTTCCCGATGCGATTTTCAATGCCGACTACAGCGATTATGAGCTGCTCAAGCTCGCTAAGAACGGCACCCTCATTCCGCTGAATGATCTGATCGACAAGTATATGCCGAACTTAAAAAAAGTGCTGGAAGAAGCCCCTGAATACAAGGCCATGATTACGGCGCCGGACGGCAACATTTATGGATTTCCGTGGATTGAAGAGCTGGGTGAAGGAAAAGAACGAATTCAGGCTGTAGACAGCATGGCTTGGATTAATGTGGATTGGCTCAAGAAGCTTGGACTGAAAATGCCGACAACAACGGAAGAACTGAAGAAAGTGCTGACCGCGTTCAAGACACAAGATCCGAACGGCAACGGTCAGGCGGATGAAATTCCGTTGTCCTTTATTAACAAGCCGGGTGCGGAAGATCTGACTTACCTATTTGCTGCTTTCGGAGAAGGCGAGAACCCTGACCATGCGGTCGTAAGCAATGATGGCAAAGTGATCTTTGCGCCGGCGGATGAAGGCTATAAAAGCGCGGTTTCCTATATCAATGAGCTTTATAAAGAAGGCCTGATTGATGTGGAAGCGTATACACAAGACTGGAGCACTTACCTTGCCAAAGGGAAGGCTCAGAAATACGGTCTTTACTTCTCCTGGGATAAGGCCAATATCTCCGGACCAAACGATAGTTATCAAGTAGTGCCGCCACTCGCTGGTCCGGGTGGTCAAATTAACGTAACCAGAACAAACGGTATTGGCCTTGGCCGCGGTAAAATGGTTGTTACGAGCGCGAATAAAAACCTGGAAGCGACTGCAAAATGGGTCGATCAGCTGTATGATCCGATTCAGTCCGTGCAGGACAACTGGGGAACCTACGGGGACACCACGCAGCAGAATATCTTTGAATTTGATGAAGCCAAGGGCATGCTGAAGCATCTGCCGCTTGAAGGTGCGGCTCCGGTTGAACTTCGTGATAAAACAAGTATCGGCGGGCCGCTGGCTGTTCTCAATTCCTACTATGGCAAGTACACGACCGTGCCGGATGATGCCAAAGGCAGAATGGATATCATCAAGAACATCATGGCTCCGCATATGAAAGAGGATAACGTAATGCCAAGCGTATTCAACTCGATTGAAGAGCTTAACCGCCTGACGACGATTGAAGCAGACCTGTTCGCCTATGTCCTCAGAATGCGCACCGAATGGTACCAGAACGGCAAAGTAAATGAGCAATGGGGCGATTATCAGAAAGAGCTGAAACGCCTCGGCTTGGATGAATGGCTGAAGATCAAACAGGACGGTTATGATAGAGCAACTAAAAAATAA
- a CDS encoding carbohydrate ABC transporter permease has translation MFIKHSRLDRFILALNSTFLILAVLMVILPLIYVVIASLMDPSVLLSQGLSFKISDWSLQGYQKILSNPAMIRGFGNAVFYASAFAILTVLVSICAGYALSDDRLRGKGIFMTLFIITMFFGGGLVPTYLLVKNLGLLNTVWAVIIPGAVNVWNIILSRTFFKGVPNELREAANVDGASEARIFLRIVLPLSKPIIFVLALYAFVGQWNSYFDAMIYLDNPNLHPLQLVLRSILIQNQVDPSMISDQLAMAEMKKLSEIIKYAAIVVSSLPLLIMYPFFQKYFEKGVMVGSLK, from the coding sequence ATGTTCATCAAACATTCCAGATTGGACCGCTTTATTCTCGCACTGAATTCCACCTTTTTGATTCTGGCCGTACTGATGGTGATACTTCCGCTCATTTATGTGGTTATTGCATCCTTAATGGATCCGTCGGTACTGCTCAGCCAAGGATTATCGTTTAAAATCTCGGACTGGTCATTGCAAGGATACCAAAAGATTCTTTCCAATCCGGCCATGATACGGGGTTTTGGAAACGCTGTATTTTACGCCTCCGCATTTGCTATTCTTACCGTTCTGGTGTCTATTTGCGCAGGATATGCCCTGTCGGATGACAGGCTAAGAGGAAAAGGCATATTTATGACACTGTTCATCATTACGATGTTCTTTGGAGGAGGACTTGTTCCAACTTACCTGCTGGTCAAGAATCTGGGTCTTCTTAATACGGTTTGGGCCGTGATCATTCCGGGGGCAGTCAACGTATGGAACATTATTTTGTCCAGAACCTTCTTCAAAGGAGTGCCGAATGAACTGAGGGAAGCCGCCAATGTGGACGGGGCATCGGAGGCGAGGATATTCCTCCGCATTGTATTGCCGCTCTCCAAACCCATTATCTTCGTGCTTGCTCTTTATGCCTTTGTGGGCCAGTGGAACTCCTACTTTGATGCCATGATCTATTTGGATAATCCAAACCTTCATCCGCTGCAGCTCGTTCTGCGTTCCATCCTGATTCAGAATCAGGTAGACCCAAGCATGATCAGTGATCAGCTCGCCATGGCGGAAATGAAAAAATTGTCTGAAATCATCAAGTATGCCGCGATTGTTGTGTCCAGTTTGCCTCTCCTTATTATGTATCCGTTCTTTCAAAAGTACTTTGAAAAGGGTGTCATGGTCGGTTCCCTTAAATAG
- a CDS encoding SET domain-containing protein codes for MIEIKISKLSNGEFNRGLFATRDIAKGELIHEAPVIPYPNEDHEFIEKTILSDYVFEYGANHTAVLLGYGSLFNHSYTPNATYDINFKNHTFDFYAHTEINAGDEILINYNGDVDCDDPLWFTETD; via the coding sequence ATGATTGAGATAAAAATTTCCAAACTTAGCAATGGGGAGTTCAACAGAGGGTTATTTGCAACACGGGATATCGCAAAGGGTGAACTTATACATGAAGCACCGGTCATCCCTTACCCTAATGAGGATCATGAGTTCATAGAGAAAACAATACTTTCAGATTATGTATTTGAGTATGGCGCTAACCACACTGCAGTCCTCTTAGGATATGGCAGCTTGTTTAACCATTCATATACTCCTAACGCCACGTATGATATTAACTTTAAGAATCACACATTTGACTTCTATGCGCATACGGAGATAAATGCAGGGGATGAGATACTAATTAACTATAACGGTGATGTTGATTGCGATGATCCTCTATGGTTTACTGAGACGGATTGA
- a CDS encoding ABC transporter substrate-binding protein, translated as MKLKHVLIVLMSVVILVGLSGCGGNASSTNSGAGTASSAAPANGGEDLAKFKGETINVLSWEGYQEDEWVKPFEQKYGVTVKVTYAGSVDEMFAKAASGSVKYDLIFMDGGSVSRYHKMNLIQPIDLAKLTNTNQLIANMKSLNDKHVVKDGKTYAVPFAWGSLPMMVNADKIKEPIDSWNALWDPKYSGKIVTLDDAANQTAMTAMLLGFEDPYNLTDEQMEQVKSKLLEQKPLVRTYYAGFEDGKNLMASDEGWIGFSMGPTMITDLQKEGKNVVEVIPKEGALVWIDNAVIGKDAKDPELVHIYIDYLISSEVQAQLIKKTSYGGVNADSANKLTDEEKKVSHMDDPNYFNNLVYVAFPESFEKRVKLWNEVKAAQ; from the coding sequence ATGAAACTGAAACATGTACTGATTGTTCTGATGTCTGTAGTCATTCTGGTTGGGCTCAGCGGATGCGGCGGCAACGCAAGCTCCACAAATTCAGGCGCCGGAACGGCAAGCTCTGCGGCTCCTGCAAATGGCGGCGAGGATCTGGCGAAGTTCAAAGGTGAAACGATTAATGTGCTGTCCTGGGAAGGATATCAGGAAGATGAATGGGTGAAGCCTTTTGAGCAAAAATACGGCGTAACCGTTAAAGTCACTTATGCTGGCAGCGTTGATGAAATGTTCGCCAAAGCAGCGTCCGGTTCTGTAAAGTACGACCTGATTTTCATGGATGGCGGGTCCGTGAGCCGTTACCACAAAATGAATTTGATTCAACCGATTGACTTGGCGAAGCTCACGAATACAAATCAGCTAATCGCAAATATGAAGTCGCTCAACGATAAGCACGTAGTAAAGGACGGAAAGACCTATGCGGTTCCGTTTGCCTGGGGTTCGCTGCCTATGATGGTCAACGCGGATAAAATCAAAGAACCGATTGACTCCTGGAACGCATTGTGGGATCCGAAGTACAGCGGAAAGATCGTTACCCTGGACGATGCGGCTAATCAAACGGCAATGACAGCGATGCTTCTTGGCTTCGAAGATCCGTATAACCTGACGGACGAGCAGATGGAACAAGTGAAGAGCAAATTGCTCGAACAGAAACCGCTGGTTCGTACCTATTACGCCGGCTTTGAAGACGGAAAAAATCTGATGGCAAGCGACGAAGGCTGGATCGGCTTCTCTATGGGACCGACAATGATTACAGATCTTCAAAAAGAAGGAAAGAATGTCGTGGAAGTGATTCCGAAAGAAGGGGCTTTGGTGTGGATTGACAATGCGGTCATCGGCAAGGATGCCAAAGATCCCGAACTGGTCCACATATATATCGATTATCTGATTTCGTCGGAAGTTCAGGCGCAGTTGATCAAGAAGACGAGCTATGGCGGGGTGAATGCCGATTCGGCAAACAAGCTGACCGACGAGGAGAAAAAGGTTTCACATATGGATGATCCGAATTATTTCAACAATCTTGTGTACGTAGCTTTCCCGGAAAGCTTTGAAAAGCGCGTGAAGCTGTGGAATGAAGTCAAAGCGGCTCAATAA
- a CDS encoding ABC transporter permease: MYGKNLMLIMISMWVLLFIVLPVSAMLLFSFWSIENFQIIHSFSIQNYSKIFQDPIYLSLLWKTIKLALIVAVLSALISYPLALFVNHQRGILKTILFLGVLAPLWVGYLVRIYSWRSILGESGFINSLLVMTGILKQPSSSLLFNSSAVVITMLCIAIPFTFIPIYSAIEKIPGNLLQAAADLGAGGSRAFWTVVFPLSMPGVVTGFMFAFITSFGDYMTPSLVGGTSGIMYGNMIQTQFGNSYNWPLGAALSMIMLLFLLAVIAAARRIGNVQAIFEE; encoded by the coding sequence ATGTACGGGAAAAACCTGATGCTGATTATGATTTCCATGTGGGTACTCTTGTTCATCGTCCTGCCTGTTTCTGCGATGCTGCTGTTCAGCTTCTGGAGTATTGAAAATTTCCAGATCATTCACAGCTTTAGTATTCAAAATTACTCGAAAATTTTCCAAGACCCGATATACTTGTCATTGCTTTGGAAAACGATCAAGCTGGCTTTGATTGTCGCGGTGCTGTCGGCGCTTATAAGCTATCCATTGGCATTGTTCGTCAATCACCAGAGAGGAATCTTGAAGACGATCCTGTTTCTTGGGGTGCTGGCTCCTTTGTGGGTGGGTTATTTAGTGCGGATCTATTCCTGGAGGTCGATTTTGGGAGAATCCGGGTTCATTAACTCGCTCTTGGTAATGACGGGGATTTTAAAACAGCCTTCCTCGTCGCTATTGTTCAACAGCTCTGCGGTCGTCATCACGATGCTGTGCATCGCGATTCCGTTCACTTTTATCCCGATCTATAGTGCCATCGAGAAAATTCCCGGCAATCTGCTGCAGGCTGCGGCAGATTTGGGAGCAGGCGGATCAAGGGCGTTCTGGACGGTTGTCTTTCCCCTCAGTATGCCGGGTGTCGTGACGGGGTTTATGTTCGCCTTCATCACCTCGTTCGGAGACTACATGACACCTTCGCTGGTCGGAGGCACATCGGGAATTATGTATGGAAACATGATTCAAACGCAATTCGGCAACAGTTATAACTGGCCGCTCGGCGCTGCGCTTTCGATGATTATGCTGCTGTTCCTATTGGCGGTCATTGCGGCAGCGCGCAGAATCGGGAACGTACAGGCTATCTTTGAGGAGTAA